The genomic interval TGACGGCGCCACACGTGCTCCAATTTCCGCGCCGCGCGTAGGACAGCGCCCGGCGCACTCACGCGCGTGGCGCGCCAATACGCCCGCCCCCGATCCAACTCAGCGCGCCAGCACCGGCGCCAGCGCCTTGCCCGTGTGCGTACCTGCCGCCACCACGTCCTCGGGCGTCGCGGCTGCCACGATGCGCCCGCCTGCGTTGCCGCCCTCGGGCCCCAGGTCCAGGATCCAGTCGGCCTCGGCGATCACATCCAGGTCATGCTCGATCACGATCACGCTGTGGCCGCCGTCCACCAGGCGGTGCAGCACGCGGATGAGCTTGTCGACATCGGCCATGTGCAGCCCCACCGTGGGCTCGTCCAGCACGTACAGCGTGTGCGGCGCCTTCTGGCCCCGGCGGCCGACCTCGTCGCGCACCTTGGTCAGCTCGGTCACGAGCTTGATGCGCTGCGCCTCGCCGCCGCTCAATGTGGGCGAGGGCTGGCCCAGCGTCAGGTAACCCAGGCCCACGTCCTGCAGCAGTTGCAGCGGGTGCGCAATGCTGGGCATGGTGGCAAAGAAGCCCACGGCCTCATCCACCTCCATCTGCAGCACATCGCCAATGCTCTTGCCGCGCCACGTCACGGCCAGCGTTTCGGGGTTGAAGCGCGCGCCGTGGCAGGTTTCGCAGGGCACTTTCACATCGGGCAAGAAGCTCATCTCGATGGTGCGCACGCCCGCGCCTTCGCAGCCGGGGCAGCGGCCTTCGCCGGTGTTGAAGCTGAAGCGCCCGGCAGCGTAGCCCCGGGCCTTGGCTTCCAGCGTCTCCGCAAACAGCTTGCGGATGGTGTCCCAAAAGCCGATGTAAGTGGCGGGGCAGCTGCGCGGCGTTTTGCCAATCGGCGTCTGGTCCACTTCGAGCACGCGATCGATGCTCTCGAAGCCTGACAGCCCCGAGCAGCCCACCAGTGGCGGCGACTTGCCCGCGTCCATGGCATCGCGCCCGGCCTTGGTACTGCGCTGCTGCACCCAGGCCTGCACATTGGCCAGCAGCACGTCGCGCGCCAGGGTGGACTTGCCTGAACCGCTCACGCCCGTCACGGCCACCAGGCGGTGCAGCGGTACGGTAGCGGTCACGTTCTGCAGGTTGTGCAGCTGCGCACCATGCACCGTGAGCCAGCGCATGGCGGCACGTTCCTTGGCCTCGGTCAGCGCGTCTGCTGCCAGCGATGCGGCCTGGGCCGCACGCTTCTTGACGGTGGCGCTCTGTCGGCCGGTGGGCGCTGCGGCTTCGGCCCGCGCAAAGGCGGCTGTGGCCTCGGCGCTGACCTCGGTGGCCGCCATGCTGCGGCGCAGCTGCAGCGGGTGCTTCATGGCGTGCAGCAGGTAGCGGCCAGTTTGCGAGTCGGCCGCGCCGGTGATGTCATCCACCGTGCCCTGCGCCACCAGGCGCCCGCCACGCTTGCCCGCGCTGGGGCCGATGTCGATGATGTGGTCGGCACGGCGAATGGTGTCTTCGTCGTGCTCCACCACCACCAGCGTGTTGCCCTTGTCGCCCAGCTTGTGCAGGGCGTTGAGCAAAATCTGGTTGTCGCGCGCATGCAGGCCGATGGTGGGCTCGTCGAGCACGTAGCACACGCCCTGCAGGTTGCTGCCCAGCTGCGCGGCCAGGCGGATGCGCTGGGCCTCACCACCGCTGAGCGTGGGCGCACCCCGGTCCAGCGTGAGGTAGCCCAGGCCCACTTCTTCGAGGAATTCGAGGCGGCCCTGGATCTCGGGCACCAGGTCGCGGGCGATGTCGCCTTCGCGCTGGGTCATGCCGCCCTCAATGCGCAGGGTTTCGATCCAGCGGCGCACATCCGTCACCGACAGCGCGGCGATTTCGGTGATGCCCACGCCAGCAAACTTCACAGCGCGGGCCGTGGCGTTCAGACGCGTGCCGTGGCATGTGGGGCAAGCGGTGTCCTGCAAATCTTCCACCTCGGGCTCGGCAAAGGTCTGCTCGCGGCCCTTTTCCTTGTCGTCCTGCACCGAGTCGTCAAACACCTTGCGCTGGTCCCTGGTGAGCTTGACGCCGGTGCCCACGCAGTCGGGGCACCAGCCATGCTTGCTGTTGTACGAGAACAGGCGCGGGTCCAGCTCGGCATAGCTGGTGGCGCACACCGGGCAGGCGCGCTTGGTCGAAAAGGCTTGCAGATGGCCAATACCGGCCGTGGGCAAGCCGCCCTCCATGGCCGCAGCCAGCGTGTCGATGCTGCTCAGCACATGCACCACGCCCTTGCCGTGCGTGAGCGCGTCGGCCAGCGCCTTGCGGAGCTGGCCTTCGTTCTCGGGCGACACATCCAGGCTGGCAACAGGCAGCTCAATGGTGTGCTCCTTGAAGCGGTCGATGCGCGGGAAGTTGGTAGTGGGCAGGAAGTTGCCATCCACGCGCAGATGCGTAAAGCCGCGCGGGCGCGCCCAGTCCGCCAGCTCGGTGTACACGCCCTTGCGGTTCATCACCAGCGGCGCAAGCAGGCCAATGTGCTGGCCGCGAAACTGCGTGAGCAATTGCGCGGCGATGCTCTCGGGCGTTTGCGGCTGCACGGCGGCACCGTCCTTCACGCAGTGCTGGGTGCCCAGCTTGACGTACAGCAGACGCAAGAAGTGCCATACCTCGGTGGTGGTGCCCACGGTGGACTTGCGGCCCCCGCGCGACAGGCGCTGCTCAATGGCGACGGTGGGCGGGATGCCGTACACCGCATCCACCTCGGGCCGACCAGCGGGCTGCACGATGGACCGCGCGTAGGCATTGAGCGATTCGAGATAGCGGCGCTGGCCTTCGTTGAACAGGATGTCGAACGCCAGCGTGGACTTGCCCGAGCCGCTGACGCCAGTGACCACATTGAACTTGCCACGTGGAATGTCCACGCTCAGGTTCTTGAGGTTGTGTTCCTTCGCGTTGACGATTTGTATGACGTTTTTGGCCTCTAGCGCTTTACCAGAAAGCGCTACAAGCTCTCTTTTTCGTAGCACTGCAGCTTTCTCGTGCACCGAATGGCCGCCGATGCCCAGCGTGAGTTCGTAGTCGCGCAGCGCCTGGCCGGTGTGCGAAGTGGCGTGCTGGCGAACGTCCTCGGGCGTGCCCTCCGCCACGATGAGGCCGCCGGCGTAGCCGCCTTCGGGGCCCAGGTCAATGAGCCAGTCGCTGGCGCGGATCACGTCCAGGTTGTGCTCGATGACGATGAGCGAGTGCCCCGCGTCGATGAGCTTGCGCAGCGCGCGCATGAGCTTGGCAATGTCGTCAAAGTGCAGGCCGGTGGTGGGCTCGTCGAACAGGAACAGCGTGCCCTTGCGTGCCACCGTCTGGCGCGATTTGCTTTGCACGCGAGCCGCTTCCGCAAGGAAGCCTGCCAATTTCAGGCGCTGCGCCTCGCCGCCCGACAGTGTGGGCACCGGCTGACCCAGCGCCACGTATTCGAGCCCCACATCCACGATGGGCTGCAGCGCGCGGATCACATCGCGGTCATTGGCAAACAGGTCTGCGGCCTCGGCCACCGTGAGGGCCAACACGTCGGCCACATTCAACGTCCGACCACCACGCTCGATGGTGATTTCCAGAATCTCGGGGCGATAGCGTTTGCCGTCGCAGTCTGGGCAGCGCAGGTACACGTCGCTCAGAAATTGCATCTCCACATGCTCAAAGCCCGAGCCGCCACAGGTCGGGCAGCGCCCATCGCCGCTGTTGAAGCTGAACTTGCTGGCGGTGTAGCTGCGCTGCTTCGACAGCGGCGCCACGGCAAACAGTTCGCGGATGCTGTCCCACGCGCCCACGTAGCTCACGGGGTTGGATCGGGCGGTTTTTCCGATGGGGGATTGATCGACAAACACAACATCCGACAAATGGTCGGCGCCCAGCATGCGGTCGTGCGCGCCCGGCGTGTCGGTGGCCTTGCCAAAGTGGCGCAGCAGCGCGGGGGCCAGCACGTCCTGGATCAGGCTCGACTTGCCCGAGCCACTGACACCGGTCACGGTGACCAGGCGCTGTAGCGGGAACTCCACCGACACGTTCTGCAGGTTGTGCTCGCGTGCGCCCTCCAGAATGAGGCGAGGCGTCGATTCCGTCACCATGCGCTTGAACCCAAAACCCACGTGCTTGCGCCCACCCAGGTAGGCGCCGGTCAGCGTGTCGGCGTTGCGCAAATCGGCCGTGGTGCCGTCAAACACGATCTGACCGCCCAGGCGGCCGGGGCCGGGGCCCATGTCGATCATGCGGTCAGCCGCCAGCATCACGGCCGGGTCGTGCTCCACCACCACCAGCGTGTTGCCCGCGTCGCGCAGGCGCAGCATGGCCTCGGTGATGCGGTGCATGTCGCGCGGGTGCAGGCCGATACTGGGCTCGTCGAGCACGAACAGCGTGTTGACGAGGCTGGTGCCCAGCGCGGTGGTGAGGTTGATGCGCTGCACCTCGCCACCGCTGAGCGTACGGCTTTGCCGGTCTAGGGTGAGGTAGCCGATGCCCACGTCGCACAGGTAGCGAAGGCGCGTGGTGATTTCTTCGTGCAGCAGCTTGAGCGCTTGCGCATCGCCGCCCTTGGCGTCGTCGCCCACCGGTAGCTGCATGCGGTCAAAGAACTGGCGCAGTCGGTCAATGGGCAGCAGCATCAGATCGTGCAGGCACAGGCCGGGCAGCGCCTCCAGCTGCTCGCGCGACCATTGCACAGCCTCGGGCATGAAGCGTTTGCCGGGCTCCAGCACCGCGTCAGCATCCTCCTTGCGGCCAATGCGCCAGAGCAGGCTTTCGGTCTTAAGCCGCGCACCCGCGCAGGTGGGGCATGGCGTGTAGCTGCGGTACTTGGACAAGAGCACGCGGATGTGCATCTTGTAGGCCTTGCTTTCGAGGTACTCAAAAAAGCGCTTGATGCCGTACCACTGCTTGCTCCATTGCCCGTCCTTGTAGCCGGGGGCGCCGCCGATCACCCATTTCTTCTGATCGTCCGTGAGCTTGTTCCAGGGCGTGTCGCGCGGGATGCCTGCCGCCTCTGCGTGGCGCATGAGGTCGTCCTGCGCTTCCTTCCATGCAGGCGTCTGGATGGTCTTGATGGCACCGGCGCGCAGGGTGAGCTTGTCGTTGGGGATGACCAGGCCGTAGTCCACGCCGATCACGCGGCCAAAGCCCCGGCAGCTGTCGCATGCGCCCACGGCGGAGTTGAACGAGAAGGCCGAGGGGATGGGGTCGCTGTAGCGCAGGTCGCTATCGGGGCAGTGCAGGCCGGTGGAGAAGCGCCAGAGTTCTGGCGCTACCGTGACTGACTCCGTTCGCGTTGAGCCTGTCGAAACGCTTTCCCGGCCTTCGACAGGCTCAGGCTGAACGGGCTGGGGGATGACATAGACGTTCAAACGACCCGTGCCACGTTTCAGCGCCACTTCAATCGCCTCAATGACCCGCGCTTTTTCGGCATTGCCCAGGCGGAAGCGGT from Acidovorax sp. FHTAMBA carries:
- the uvrA gene encoding excinuclease ABC subunit UvrA produces the protein MTQGLIRIRGARQHNLKNLDLDIRTGELTVVTGPSGSGKSSLVFDTLYAEGQRRYVETFSAYARQFLDRMDKPAVDKVEGVPPAIAIDQTNPVRSSRSTVGTMTELNDHLKLLFARAGQLFDKQTGQSVRHDTPETIYAELAARCAASGDPRIVLTFPVELPANTSAEQVEQWLSASGFTKVQAEREVATPTGPRKVLDVVADRFRLGNAEKARVIEAIEVALKRGTGRLNVYVIPQPVQPEPVEGRESVSTGSTRTESVTVAPELWRFSTGLHCPDSDLRYSDPIPSAFSFNSAVGACDSCRGFGRVIGVDYGLVIPNDKLTLRAGAIKTIQTPAWKEAQDDLMRHAEAAGIPRDTPWNKLTDDQKKWVIGGAPGYKDGQWSKQWYGIKRFFEYLESKAYKMHIRVLLSKYRSYTPCPTCAGARLKTESLLWRIGRKEDADAVLEPGKRFMPEAVQWSREQLEALPGLCLHDLMLLPIDRLRQFFDRMQLPVGDDAKGGDAQALKLLHEEITTRLRYLCDVGIGYLTLDRQSRTLSGGEVQRINLTTALGTSLVNTLFVLDEPSIGLHPRDMHRITEAMLRLRDAGNTLVVVEHDPAVMLAADRMIDMGPGPGRLGGQIVFDGTTADLRNADTLTGAYLGGRKHVGFGFKRMVTESTPRLILEGAREHNLQNVSVEFPLQRLVTVTGVSGSGKSSLIQDVLAPALLRHFGKATDTPGAHDRMLGADHLSDVVFVDQSPIGKTARSNPVSYVGAWDSIRELFAVAPLSKQRSYTASKFSFNSGDGRCPTCGGSGFEHVEMQFLSDVYLRCPDCDGKRYRPEILEITIERGGRTLNVADVLALTVAEAADLFANDRDVIRALQPIVDVGLEYVALGQPVPTLSGGEAQRLKLAGFLAEAARVQSKSRQTVARKGTLFLFDEPTTGLHFDDIAKLMRALRKLIDAGHSLIVIEHNLDVIRASDWLIDLGPEGGYAGGLIVAEGTPEDVRQHATSHTGQALRDYELTLGIGGHSVHEKAAVLRKRELVALSGKALEAKNVIQIVNAKEHNLKNLSVDIPRGKFNVVTGVSGSGKSTLAFDILFNEGQRRYLESLNAYARSIVQPAGRPEVDAVYGIPPTVAIEQRLSRGGRKSTVGTTTEVWHFLRLLYVKLGTQHCVKDGAAVQPQTPESIAAQLLTQFRGQHIGLLAPLVMNRKGVYTELADWARPRGFTHLRVDGNFLPTTNFPRIDRFKEHTIELPVASLDVSPENEGQLRKALADALTHGKGVVHVLSSIDTLAAAMEGGLPTAGIGHLQAFSTKRACPVCATSYAELDPRLFSYNSKHGWCPDCVGTGVKLTRDQRKVFDDSVQDDKEKGREQTFAEPEVEDLQDTACPTCHGTRLNATARAVKFAGVGITEIAALSVTDVRRWIETLRIEGGMTQREGDIARDLVPEIQGRLEFLEEVGLGYLTLDRGAPTLSGGEAQRIRLAAQLGSNLQGVCYVLDEPTIGLHARDNQILLNALHKLGDKGNTLVVVEHDEDTIRRADHIIDIGPSAGKRGGRLVAQGTVDDITGAADSQTGRYLLHAMKHPLQLRRSMAATEVSAEATAAFARAEAAAPTGRQSATVKKRAAQAASLAADALTEAKERAAMRWLTVHGAQLHNLQNVTATVPLHRLVAVTGVSGSGKSTLARDVLLANVQAWVQQRSTKAGRDAMDAGKSPPLVGCSGLSGFESIDRVLEVDQTPIGKTPRSCPATYIGFWDTIRKLFAETLEAKARGYAAGRFSFNTGEGRCPGCEGAGVRTIEMSFLPDVKVPCETCHGARFNPETLAVTWRGKSIGDVLQMEVDEAVGFFATMPSIAHPLQLLQDVGLGYLTLGQPSPTLSGGEAQRIKLVTELTKVRDEVGRRGQKAPHTLYVLDEPTVGLHMADVDKLIRVLHRLVDGGHSVIVIEHDLDVIAEADWILDLGPEGGNAGGRIVAAATPEDVVAAGTHTGKALAPVLAR